A genomic stretch from Microtus pennsylvanicus isolate mMicPen1 chromosome 11, mMicPen1.hap1, whole genome shotgun sequence includes:
- the LOC142859442 gene encoding olfactory receptor 1f45-like encodes MDGDNQTTVTEFLLLGLSEESEQEDIVFGMFLGMYMVTISGNLLIILAISCDPHLHTPMYFFLANLSSVDICFSSVTVPKALVNHMVGSKSISYTECMVQMYFLFIFGNMDGFLLSVMAYDRYVAICHPLHYTLTMRPRFCVLLVTISWVITNLNALLHTLLMVRLTFCSHNAVPHFYCDPYLVMKLSCSDTFINDVTAFAEGGMIFMTPFVCIVVSYAYICSKVLKMPSVQGIRKAMSTCGSHLTVVCLFYGAILGVYMHPSSSYSLQDAVASVFFTVVTPMANPFIYSLRNRDIKGALRKIILRS; translated from the coding sequence ATGGATGGTGACAATCAGACAACAGTCACAGAATTCCTCCTCCTGGGACTCTCTGAAGAGTCAGAACAAGAAGACATTGTCTTTGGGATGTTCTTGGGGATGTACATGGTCACCATCTCTGGGAACCTTCTCATCATCCTGGCCATCAGCTGTGACCCTcatctccacacacccatgtacttcttcttGGCCAACCTCTCCAGTGTCGACATCTGCTTTTCCTCAGTCACCGTCCCCAAGGCTCTGGTGAAtcacatggtgggaagcaagtcCATCTCTTACACGGAGTGTATGGTCCAGATGTACTTCTTGTTCATATTTGGTAACATGGACGGCTTCCTCCTGAgtgtgatggcctatgaccgctatgtggccatttgTCACCCACTCCACTACACCCTCACGATGAGGCCCAGATTCTGTGTCCTCCTGGTGACCATATCATGGGTCATCACAAACCTGAATGCTCTCTTGCACACTCTCCTCATGGTTCGACTCACCTTCTGTTCCCACAATGCCGTGCCCCACTTTTACTGTGATCCCTACCTTGTCATGAAACTCTCTTGTTCTGATACCTTTATCAATGATGTCACAGCCTTTGCTGAAGGTGGAATGATATTTATGACACCATTTGTATGCATTGTTGTTTCCTATGCCTACATCTGCTCTAAGGTCTTGAAGATGCCCTCTGTCCAGGGGATAAGAAAAGCCATGTCCACTTGTGGTTCCCACCTCACTGTGGTCTGCCTTTTCTACGGGGCGATCCTAGGAGTTTATATGcacccttcttcctcctactCACTACAGGATGCAGTGGCCTCTGTCTTCTTCACTGTGGTGACCCCTATGGCCAACCCCttcatctacagcctgaggaatcGTGACATCAAAGGAGCCCTAAGGAAGATAATTCTCAGGTCCTAG
- the LOC142831617 gene encoding olfactory receptor 1f45-like, with the protein MGGDNETTVAEFLLLGLSEESEQEDIVFGMFLGMYMVTISGNLLIILAISCDPHLHTPMYFFLANLSSVDICFSSVTIPKALVNYMVGSKSISYTECIIQIYFFITFINMDGFLLSVMAYDRYVAICHPLHYTLMMSPRLCVLLVAISWVITNLHALLHTLLMVRLTFCSHNAVHHFFCDPYPILKLSCSDTFINDLMVFTVGGVIFLTPFSCIVVSYVYIFSNVLKMPSTRGIKKALSTCGSHLTVVSLFYGAILGVYMRPSSSYSLQDTVATVIFTVVTPLVNPFIYSLRNRDMKAALRKMVLRC; encoded by the coding sequence ATGGGTGGAGATAATGAGACGACAGTTGCAGAATTCCTCCTCCTGGGGCTCTCTGAAGAGTCAGAACAAGAAGACATTGTCTTTGGAATGTTCTTGGGGATGTACATGGTCACCATCTCTGGGAACCTCCTCATCATCCTGGCCATCAGCTGTGACCCtcacctccacacacccatgtacttcttcttGGCCAACCTCTCCAGTGTCGACATCTGCTTTTCCTCAGTGACCATCCCCAAGGCATTGGTGAATTacatggtgggaagcaagtcCATCTCTTACACAGAGTGTATAATCCAGATCtattttttcattacatttatcAACATGGACGGCTTCCTTTTGAgtgtgatggcctatgaccgctatgtggccatttgTCACCCACTCCACTACACCCTGATGATGAGCCCCAGACTCTGTGTCCTCCTGGTGGCCATATCTTGGGTCATCACAAACCTGCATGCTCTCTTGCACACTCTCCTCATGGTTCGACTCACCTTCTGTTCCCACAATGCAGTGCACCACTTCTTCTGTGACCCGTACCCTATCCTGAAGCTCTCTTGTTCTGACACCTTTATTAATGACCTGATGGTCTTCACTGTGGGTGGAGTGATATTCCTGACACCATTTTCTTGCATTGTTGTTTCCTATGTTTACATTTTCTCTAATGTCCTGAAGATGCCCTCTACCCGTGGGATAAAGAAAGCCCTGTCCACATGTGGGTCTCACCTCACTGTGGTCTCTCTCTTCTATGGGGCAATCCTGGGGGTCTATATGCGTCCTTCATCCTCATACTCACTACAAGACACGGTGGCCACTGTTATCTTCACTGTGGTGACACCACTGGTCAATCCCTTCATCTACAGTCTGAGGAATCGTGACATGAAAGCAGCCCTAAGGAAGATGGTTCTCAGATGCTAG
- the LOC142859441 gene encoding olfactory receptor 1f45-like has product MDGDNQTTVTEFLLLGLSEESEQEDIVFGMFLGMYLVTISGNLLIILAISCDPHLHTPMYFFLANLSSVDICFSSVTVPKALVNYMVGSKSISYTECMIQIYFLFTFVTLDNFLLSVMAYDRYVAICHPLHYTLMMRPRLCVLLVVLSWVITHLHALLHILLMARLTFCSHNAVPHFFCDPYLVMKLTCSDTFINHVIYFSEGGVLFMTPFVCIVVSYSYICSKVLKMPSVQGIRKAMSTCGSHLTVVCLYYGAILGIYLHPSSSYSLQDAVASVFFTVVTPMANPFIYSLRNRDIKGALRKIILRS; this is encoded by the coding sequence ATGGATGGTGACAATCAGACGACAGTCACAGAATTCCTCCTCCTGGGACTCTCTGAAGAGTCAGAACAAGAAGACATTGTCTTTGGAATGTTCTTGGGGATGTACCTGGTCACCATCTCTGGGAACCTCCTCATCATCCTGGCCATCAGCTGTGACCCtcacctccacacacccatgtacttcttcttGGCCAACCTCTCCAGTGTTGACATCTGCTTTTCCTCAGTCACCGTCCCCAAGGCTCTGGTGAATTacatggtgggaagcaagtcCATATCTTACACAGAGTGTATGATACAGATCTACTTCTTGTTCACATTCGTCACCTTGGACAATTTTCTCCTTAgtgtgatggcctatgaccgctatgtggccatttgTCACCCACTTCACTACACTCTGATGATGAGGCCCAGACTCTGTGTCCTCCTGGTGGTCCTATCTTGGGTCATCACACACCTGCATGCTCTCTTGCACATTCTCCTCATGGCTCGACTCACCTTCTGTTCCCACAATGCAGTGCCCCACTTCTTCTGTGACCCCTACCTTGTCATGAAACTCACTTGTTCTGATACATTTATCAATCATGTGATATACTTTTCTGAGGGTGGAGTGTTATTTATGACACCGTTTGTATGCATTGTTGTTTCCTATTCCTACATCTGCTCTAAGGTCTTGAAGATGCCCTCTGTCCAGGGGATAAGAAAAGCCATGTCCACTTGTGGTTCCCACCTCACTGTGGTCTGTCTTTACTATGGGGCGATCCTAGGAATTTATTTGcacccttcttcctcctactCACTACAGGATGCAGTGGCCTCTGTCTTCTTCACAGTGGTGACTCCTATGGCCAACCCCttcatctacagcctgaggaatcGCGACATCAAAGGAGCCCTAAGGAAGATAATTCTCAGGTCCTAG